The window ccttttggACTGTTTATGATATTGTTTCAAATCACATCACTGAAATGATTCATTAGTTTCCCCACAGGGCTTATGTGATTCATCTTGTCATCAGTATTTTCCTATCCGACACAATCATTAATCCATAGTAAGCTTAATATTGCCAATTCAAGCCTTAGATTTCTCGTTTTGCTTCAGCTTAATGATATAactgaaaaatataaatattataGGCTTACTACGATCATTTCACTTAAGGGGATTGTTTTCCTAAAGCTTCCATATGAGATTAACCCCGTTTTTCTAAAAGATGGAGGCTAACAGaggcagttttttttctgtgccatccACTCCTTATTCCATTTTCTCTTTCAGCTCAGTGACAGATGGCGAGTCCTTCTCCCCCAGGGGAAGCCAGTCTCTGTGAATGCGGCCGCATGTCAATCACCGGCTCTCATGTGATGGCTCTTGCCAATGACGTGCCAGCCATATGGGCCTGGCATCATAGCTGGTATGTAACCCACCCAGTCCTTCCTCTGAGGTGCCACACGGCTCCTTCCACGCATTCGGGCTGGAGataggagcagcagcagcagcagcagtcagaGCAGGGTGGCAGGAGACGAGAGGAGATAAGAGAGAGGTGTGAGAGCAGACACGCAGCGACTCGCCTGCACGAGCATCCGCGCAGGGCGTGTGGATGTGATGCCCACCCGGAGAGAGATGGTGTAAACAAACCAGCTCTGCCCAGACACTGGAGCTCCACCACGGAGGTAGGTTACACACTTCCAATTTATCAGATAAAACTCAagatttgtttttgtctttgtgcaGCCGCGGAGAAGAGAAGGGGAAACCAGGGTGACAGTGCCCAATAGCTGGAGAAATGTTATGCATTAAGCGTCTTTAGGAATAAGGGACCACATCTCTTTGCTCTGTTCGCTCTTTCCATCAACTGCGATATGATCACATAAGCTGGTAACCGTTTCTTAAAGCTCGTTAGTCTTTTCAAAGATATCGATTCTATAGGTTTAACTGAAAAGATTTTCTATATTTGAACCAACATCTATCATGGGAACTCAGgacacgttttttttcttttccttagaAATCTAATACGTTTGTGTTATATATGTTTTATTTGTGACTgtatgcgtgtgcgtgtgcgtgtgtgcgtgttctTGCTCGATGCGCGTCAGAGCGCTGTGGGGGTAGAATTCTCCATAGAGATACACGGGCTAATTGACAAGGTATTGGTTGGCATTAATTACATTGTGCTTAcaagattagaaaaaaaatagactCCAAGAGCACAGCTGTGCTCAGTGCGCTGGAGATTTGACGGTGTCATAGATTTTCTATTGGCTTTAAATCTCATTTTAATACACAACTTGTCAGTGGAGACCGAATTATTGGTCTATTTATTTCCATATAGAGGGAAGGACACTTCCAGCAAGCCAGCTTTCAAACAAATCATCATAATCAAATATATCATCTGTAAACATGGCCTTTTAACCTCTTAGTGGGCTTTCATTTACCTTTAAATCTGagattttcaataaagaaaactgAAATGTCGACGAAATACAACAGAATTAAACATGAAGGTAATTATTGAAAACATGTAATTTAATCTTCTCTCGGAGACAATGTCAGATAAAGGTTTTGCTGTGGCCTACGTGGTGTATAAGTGTACAACAGGAGGAGACGGTTTATAAAGAAGTATTTCAGCATCGTTTTTATGACTTCACATTTTGAAATGCACAAATATATcccaaataacaacaaatctGTATGTCGAGGGGTCTTCTTTGAATTTTTCCGAGCAgcttttatttcataaaaataAATGCTAATGCAGGCTCAAAACATATTTAGGATCTTGTGGTCAACTGGGCGGTCTGAATGTGGTGGAATTCCTCCAGGATGATGTCCCACTGGATGCAGGAAGGACCCGCACCCAAACTGTAGTGTGTCCCGAGGGAGTCAGACTGACGTCGCTCCCTGAGCAAGAGGGGGCAGGCACTGAGAGGCCGAAGAGTGTCTCACACTGTTGCTTTACGCCTCTAATGGAATTTGATTTGACGAGAAAATGCACCGCACGTATAAAATGGTCACACAAAGTACAATGTTATGTGACCGAAAAGTTGGAATGCTATCTAAATCATTAACTTTTTAGGTCCGTGCATTATTTAAGGCCCTGCGATGCGCTTTAAACATGTACAACTGAATTCATAGgcttaatataaaaaaaaatcctagttTTCAATTTTTTTACTACTTAAGTTGACATAATATTTGCCTTTCGTATGTCTTTCCATGCATATAGAAAAGCTGCCTTTTGAGCTCATTCTGCATGGAAGATGGGCTTGCTGGACCAACCCTTCGCGCTAAAATATGAGAGGAAGGTTGGTCTGTTCGTCTTTGTCGAACAGGGGATAAACTTGCAACATAGAATAAGCCTCCAGGCATTCGCTTACAACAATTAGGGGATATTTGGATCCTGTTTTGTATTAGGTAAATGACACGCATACAGACTACAGTCCAATAACTCATTATTATGCTTTGCTGcaaatgtgtgcttcagtgcTGTTTTTGTCTGTCTTGCAGGTTGCCTGCCACAATGTTGAGCCGTCTGTTCAGCGAGGTGCTGCCGGACGTCCAGAGGCTCGCGGCTGACTGGGTGGAGGACAATGAGAGTGAGGAATGCAAGGCCAAGGAGGATCACGACAGCTGTCACCTCGAAGACGACGAGTTTGACGAGCCACTGGAAGGCAGCAGTCGAGCTGAGTCTGAGATGGCTGGCGACGACGATGAGGATGATGAGGCCGAGGAAGAGGAGTGTGGGGATGAGAACAATGGTGACAAACCCAAAAAGCGTGGCCCAAAGAAACGGAAGATGACTGCGGCCCGAGTGGAGCGCTCCAAGGTGCGAAGAATGAAGGCGAACGCGCGGGAGCGCACGCGCATGCACGACTTGAATTCTGCGCTGGACAACCTGCGCAAAGTGGTGCCATGCTATTCGAAAACCCAGAAACTCTCCAAGATAGAGACACTGAGGCTGGCCAAGAATTATATATTAGCCCTTGGTGAGATTTTACGCAACGGAAAACGTCCAGATGTGGTGGCCTATGTGCAGATGCTGTGTAAAGGCCTGTCCCAGCCCACCACCAATCTGGTGGCAGGCTGCCTGCAGCTCAACACCAGGAACTTCTTGACTGAGCCGTGCACAGATGGAGCCCGCTTCAACATGCCCAGCTCTCCTTTCTCGGTCCATCCCTACCCCTACCGGTGTTCCC of the Odontesthes bonariensis isolate fOdoBon6 chromosome 23, fOdoBon6.hap1, whole genome shotgun sequence genome contains:
- the LOC142373938 gene encoding neurogenic differentiation factor 2-like, coding for MLSRLFSEVLPDVQRLAADWVEDNESEECKAKEDHDSCHLEDDEFDEPLEGSSRAESEMAGDDDEDDEAEEEECGDENNGDKPKKRGPKKRKMTAARVERSKVRRMKANARERTRMHDLNSALDNLRKVVPCYSKTQKLSKIETLRLAKNYILALGEILRNGKRPDVVAYVQMLCKGLSQPTTNLVAGCLQLNTRNFLTEPCTDGARFNMPSSPFSVHPYPYRCSRLSSPHYQPGTGALNLRGHSYGSGYEGAYPPGGTSPDYSSPDYEGQHSPPVCLNGGLSGRQQESTEADRNYHYSMHYSGLTTSRPSHSLPFGPSGARSSGAHSENIPPFHDAHLHHDRAPPYEDLNAFFHN